The Setaria viridis chromosome 2, Setaria_viridis_v4.0, whole genome shotgun sequence DNA window AGAAGCCCGCAGCTGCTAGGAAGCCGGCCGCCCACCCGCCGTACGCCGAGGTGAGGCAGCGATCCGATTgcctgtttttgtttttttgtgttTTGGAATTCGATCTGATTCTGTGATTTGCttgtcgtcttcgtcgtcgtgCAGATGATCTCGGAGGCGATTGCGGCGCTGAAGGAGAGGACCGGGTCGAGCTCGGTGGCCATCGGCAAGTACCTGGAGGAGAAGCACGGCGGGAACCTGCCGTCCAACTTCCGCAAGCAGCTGGCCGTGCAGCTCAAGAAGCTCGCTGCCGCGGGGAAGCTGACCCGTGTGAAGAACTCCTTCAAGCTGCCGTCCGCCCGCCCGGCGGTCGAGCCCAAGGCCGCGCCCAAGCCCGCCAAGGCCGCCGCCAAGCCGGCTGCCAAGCCCGCCAAGGCCGCCAAGCCGGCGGCCAAGCCCAAGGCGTCCCCGAAGGCGAAGGCCAAGACCGCCGCCAAGCCcaaggctgcggcggcggcgtcccccaAGCCCAAGGCCAAGGCCAaggccgccgcccctgccgcggCGCCCAAGCCCCGCGGCCGCCCGCCCAAGGCTGCCAAGACCTCCGCCAAGGCCTCCCCTGCCAAGGCCGCCAAGAAGCCCGCCCCGGCGACgcccaagaaggagaaggccgcGGCGACCCCCAAGAAAGCCGGGCGCCCGAAGAAGGCCGCCGCTGCATCTCCGGCTAGGAAGGGCGCGGCGAGGAAGGCCAAGAAGTagaccggcgccggcgacccccTGCCATTCCGCCTATAGATGTGCCCCCCGCTCCTCCCCGGATTTTGGTCCATCCTAGCTTTGTCAGATGAAACCAGTAAAACCAGTGCCTAGTTCTAGATTTGGTCGGTAGCATCAGCAGTAGTCGGTCTGTAAAATCTTGGAGATGCCGATCCTTTCTTGGTCGGCATGCTCCTCTCTTGCCTGTATGATGATGAACTGAGTTATGATATGATAATAGTAATGTTATGTTCCTGGGCTCGTTGCCCTGAATCTGAATTTCGGTGTCAAATCTTGTTCGATTGCGTCCATCCGATCCATTCGATTTGCGAAATTGATTGGTTGCTGATAATCCGTTCTTGGTTTCAACTTCTTTCGATTATGATTTGATTGAGTGGTTGTTCGATATGAGGAGTTTGCAGCATTGTGCGAGAAAGGGGGGTGATGTCACTTGTGCGGTCCGTGCAGAGTGCGGTTGGATTTGTTCGAATGTGACGGTGGAATCTGGGCGAAATCTCTAGAATCAATTTGCGATTGCCGCCGCTGTTTCCCAAAGTTTCTCGGTTGGCGTGCGCCGCCTGAGGATGCAGGCCTGCACGCGGCCCGTGCAGTGGCATGTCCGGCGAGGGGCGCGTGGAGACGCTCCACAAATCTGAAGGCGGGCGGGGTGAGAAGAGATTAGGGAtcgctcggcggcggccggcggatgaGCGGCCGGAAGGGAAGCTGAGGGAGGGGAGGAACGCGTGCTGGAAGCAAGCGAGGCGGGAAGATTTCCGTTTCGGGAGCCGTGTTTGGGTTTGCCTCTCTCGGCGTTCAAATTTTCGGGGGGCCGGGCGGGTGGGGCCGGATGGGATGACGGGCTGGCGTCGGGCTCATCAGCATTTATTTGGCTGGGCTCGCTTCTTAGCTGGAATCATCATCTCAGTCCGAGCTGGCGTAACGGACGGAGCTGGCGGGGTTTCCAAACCGGAATCGAGCCGTGGGCTGGAATCTGTTCCCGTTCCGGCCCGGCTGACCGAGACGCACAcagaaaaaaattggaaatgGTTTGGAAAAAGAAATAGCACCTCGCAAAAAAGTAGTAATAGAAATAGCCTACTTTAATTTTT harbors:
- the LOC117846571 gene encoding uncharacterized protein, translating into MSAEEAAAAATEVPETEVESEAPAAEEAEAAKPAKAKKAAAKEKKAPKEKKAPKEKKPAAARKPAAHPPYAEMISEAIAALKERTGSSSVAIGKYLEEKHGGNLPSNFRKQLAVQLKKLAAAGKLTRVKNSFKLPSARPAVEPKAAPKPAKAAAKPAAKPAKAAKPAAKPKASPKAKAKTAAKPKAAAAASPKPKAKAKAAAPAAAPKPRGRPPKAAKTSAKASPAKAAKKPAPATPKKEKAAATPKKAGRPKKAAAASPARKGAARKAKK